The proteins below come from a single Corynebacterium glyciniphilum AJ 3170 genomic window:
- a CDS encoding FadR/GntR family transcriptional regulator: MPRIQPHPTLSEQVADQLRRRIASGEFPVGALIPTENDLAEDLGVSRNSVREAVRALVHAGMLGARAGYGTFVTATSDLAPTLARRIDQDREQDVAEVRAVLEREGARLAALRATDVQIGALKDALASRAVAADHDAYAAADITFHRVLMEASGNALLAELYRGVGGNEQALLHFSHEDINVADRSGAIADIDAEHAAIVQAVADHEADAAADAATRTVSLVQDYATIHRSSPDQAPREAQQ; the protein is encoded by the coding sequence ATGCCCAGGATTCAGCCGCACCCCACCTTGTCCGAGCAGGTCGCCGACCAGCTGCGGCGGCGTATAGCCTCCGGAGAATTCCCGGTCGGCGCGCTCATTCCCACAGAGAATGACCTGGCCGAGGATCTGGGTGTCAGTCGAAACAGCGTTCGTGAAGCCGTGCGTGCCCTTGTGCACGCTGGAATGCTCGGGGCGCGCGCCGGTTACGGTACCTTCGTCACCGCCACCAGTGATCTTGCCCCGACTCTTGCACGGCGTATTGACCAGGACCGGGAGCAGGACGTTGCCGAGGTTCGCGCGGTCCTTGAGCGCGAGGGTGCCAGGCTTGCGGCACTGCGGGCCACCGACGTGCAGATCGGTGCATTGAAAGACGCACTTGCCTCACGCGCCGTCGCCGCCGATCACGACGCCTACGCAGCCGCGGACATCACTTTCCATCGCGTACTCATGGAGGCATCGGGAAATGCCCTGCTGGCGGAGCTCTACCGCGGAGTAGGCGGTAATGAGCAGGCACTCCTGCATTTCTCCCATGAGGACATCAACGTCGCTGACCGTTCCGGCGCTATCGCCGACATCGACGCGGAACATGCCGCCATCGTCCAGGCCGTCGCCGACCACGAGGCCGACGCCGCCGCGGACGCCGCCACACGTACTGTTTCGCTGGTGCAGGACTACGCCACTATCCACCGGTCTTCACCTGACCAGGCACCGCGGGAGGCACAGCAATGA
- the paaC gene encoding 1,2-phenylacetyl-CoA epoxidase subunit PaaC gives MSVGDAITAEQVTDMIASTGGNASREIADYALQLADDSLVLSQRLGWWISRAPEMEEDVALGNIALDVLGHARFLYTYAGSAWGKTEDELAYFRDEEDFRSCRLVEQPNGDFGHTIARQLIFSLYAGELYSRLSASTDPMLAAIADKAVKEVSYHIDHAIQWLLRLGLGTDESHRRIQAGLESMWPYKDELFTDTETIDRANEKSPGAIVRPSTLKETVDAHLATVIEKAGLSVPTVPAAADLGYARTGRFSEHRGYIITEMQSLARQHPGATW, from the coding sequence ATGTCCGTCGGCGACGCGATCACTGCCGAGCAGGTCACCGACATGATTGCGAGCACCGGGGGGAATGCCTCGCGGGAAATCGCTGACTACGCTCTCCAGCTCGCCGACGACTCGCTGGTCCTCTCCCAACGCCTGGGGTGGTGGATTTCGCGCGCGCCGGAGATGGAGGAGGATGTCGCCCTGGGCAACATCGCCCTCGACGTCCTCGGCCACGCCCGGTTCCTCTATACCTACGCAGGCAGCGCCTGGGGAAAAACCGAGGACGAGCTGGCCTATTTCCGTGACGAAGAAGACTTCCGCTCCTGCCGGCTCGTCGAACAACCCAACGGGGACTTCGGCCACACGATCGCACGCCAGTTGATCTTCAGCCTCTACGCCGGCGAGCTCTACTCACGACTGTCCGCCTCCACCGACCCCATGCTCGCCGCTATCGCGGACAAGGCCGTCAAGGAGGTTAGCTACCACATCGACCACGCCATCCAGTGGTTACTGCGTCTCGGTCTGGGCACCGACGAATCCCACCGCCGTATACAGGCCGGGCTGGAATCAATGTGGCCGTACAAGGATGAGCTGTTCACCGACACCGAGACCATCGACCGGGCGAACGAGAAGTCGCCGGGGGCGATCGTCCGACCGTCGACTCTCAAAGAGACCGTGGACGCCCACCTGGCGACGGTGATCGAGAAGGCCGGACTGTCGGTGCCCACCGTGCCGGCGGCCGCCGACCTGGGATACGCCCGAACAGGACGGTTCAGTGAGCACCGCGGCTACATCATCACCGAGATGCAGTCGCTGGCCCGCCAACACCCGGGAGCGACATGGTGA
- a CDS encoding enoyl-CoA hydratase/isomerase family protein — MTFSTLSLTDETRGAATYAVARLNRPDVRNAIDQAMVNDLHAVCTDLEERPRTLVLTGCQIDGTNGPRGIFASGADITQLRERRRDDALRGINSQVFDRIAKLPMPVIAAIDGAALGGGAELALAADFRLGTPGTRFGQPETGLGIVAAAGGLWRLKEVTGEQLAKEILLAGRILTGEECRDSGILLSLHSPEDLVDAAAALAERIAAQDPLAVRISKRVFSMPRDAHPHVDELAQAVLFESQEKFDRMQAFIDRKKK; from the coding sequence ATGACGTTCTCCACACTCTCCTTGACCGACGAGACGCGCGGAGCAGCAACCTATGCTGTGGCCAGGCTGAACCGCCCCGATGTACGCAACGCCATAGACCAGGCAATGGTGAACGACCTGCACGCCGTGTGCACAGATCTCGAAGAACGCCCCCGCACGCTCGTCCTTACCGGCTGCCAGATTGACGGCACGAACGGACCCAGGGGAATTTTCGCCTCGGGTGCAGACATCACCCAGCTTCGGGAGCGCCGTCGTGACGATGCCCTGCGGGGGATCAACTCGCAGGTATTCGACCGGATCGCGAAACTGCCGATGCCGGTTATCGCAGCGATTGACGGTGCAGCCCTGGGCGGAGGCGCAGAGCTCGCCCTCGCCGCAGACTTCCGCCTCGGAACCCCGGGTACTCGTTTCGGGCAGCCGGAGACCGGGCTCGGCATTGTTGCCGCAGCCGGTGGTCTCTGGCGGCTCAAAGAGGTCACCGGTGAACAACTGGCCAAGGAGATCCTTCTGGCCGGCCGGATCCTCACCGGCGAGGAATGCCGGGACAGCGGGATCCTGCTCTCACTGCACTCTCCTGAGGACCTCGTCGATGCCGCTGCCGCGCTGGCAGAGCGCATCGCCGCCCAGGATCCGCTGGCCGTCCGCATCTCCAAACGTGTCTTCTCCATGCCTCGCGATGCACACCCGCACGTCGACGAACTCGCCCAGGCTGTCCTGTTCGAGTCACAAGAGAAGTTCGACCGCATGCAGGCCTTCATCGACAGAAAGAAGAAATAA
- a CDS encoding 3-hydroxyacyl-CoA dehydrogenase family protein, with protein MTDPDHSSTLPDVVGVIGGGRMGAGIAHAFLVAGCAVTVLEADPDASAAARNRVIDQIQASADRGKLTGSPVETFERLTVSETTTDLAGCGLVVEAVPEDMSIKTEALTRAAAVVGDSAWIATNTSSLSVDDLAAAVGGVTGRPEKVCGLHFFNPVPASKLIEVVIADATSAELAEKAPTWVTALGKTPVVVKNRPGFASSRLGVAIALEAMRMVEEGVASTEDIDNAMTLGYKHPVGPLALTDIVGLDVRLGIAEYLESTLGERFAPPQILRDKVSAGELGRKSGRGFYEYPS; from the coding sequence ATGACCGATCCTGACCACTCCTCCACCTTGCCGGATGTCGTAGGGGTCATCGGTGGCGGACGCATGGGAGCTGGCATAGCTCATGCTTTTCTCGTCGCCGGATGCGCCGTAACCGTGCTGGAGGCTGATCCGGACGCCTCGGCAGCCGCACGCAACCGGGTTATCGACCAGATCCAGGCTTCTGCAGACAGGGGGAAACTTACCGGCTCACCGGTCGAGACCTTCGAGCGTCTCACCGTCTCGGAGACGACCACCGACCTCGCGGGATGCGGTCTCGTGGTCGAGGCGGTCCCGGAGGACATGTCCATCAAGACTGAGGCCCTCACCCGCGCAGCCGCCGTCGTCGGGGACTCTGCCTGGATTGCGACGAACACCTCGTCTCTCTCCGTCGACGATCTTGCTGCCGCGGTCGGGGGCGTCACGGGCCGTCCGGAGAAGGTGTGTGGTCTGCACTTCTTCAACCCGGTACCTGCCTCGAAGCTGATCGAGGTGGTGATCGCTGACGCGACCTCTGCGGAACTCGCCGAAAAGGCTCCCACGTGGGTCACTGCCTTGGGAAAGACACCGGTGGTGGTGAAGAATCGCCCCGGCTTCGCGTCATCGCGGCTTGGTGTGGCCATTGCGCTGGAAGCAATGCGTATGGTCGAGGAAGGCGTCGCTTCTACGGAGGACATCGACAACGCCATGACCCTGGGGTACAAGCATCCTGTCGGCCCGCTGGCCCTGACCGATATCGTCGGACTCGATGTCCGACTCGGCATCGCCGAGTACCTGGAGTCCACTCTCGGGGAACGGTTCGCTCCACCACAGATACTCCGGGACAAAGTCAGTGCGGGGGAGCTGGGCCGTAAGTCAGGCCGAGGCTTCTACGAGTACCCGTCCTGA
- the paaA gene encoding 1,2-phenylacetyl-CoA epoxidase subunit PaaA codes for MTATTTPDQAFNELIDNDARIESTDWMPEKYRKTLTRQISQHAHSEIIGMQPEANWISRAPSLKRKAILMAKVQDEAGHGLYLYSAAESLGTDRATLVQQLLDGTAKYSSIFNYPARTWADIGAIGWLVDGAAIVNQVPLCRCSYGPYGRAMVRVCKEESFHQRQGWEILHSLANGTAAQKQMAHEAINRFYGPALQMFGPPDGDSPNSEQSMAWKIKRFSNDELRQRFVDTIVPQAEALGLSFDDPDLVWNEERGHYDYGELDWDEFMSVIKGHGPCNTQRMEHRRQAHADGAWVRDAAAAYAERSNAVETALISA; via the coding sequence ATGACTGCCACGACGACACCGGACCAGGCATTCAACGAGCTCATCGACAACGACGCCCGCATCGAATCGACAGACTGGATGCCCGAGAAGTACCGCAAGACCCTGACCCGCCAGATCTCACAGCACGCGCATTCGGAGATCATCGGTATGCAACCTGAGGCCAACTGGATCTCACGGGCCCCCAGCCTCAAGCGCAAGGCGATTCTTATGGCCAAAGTCCAGGACGAGGCCGGCCACGGCCTCTACCTCTACTCCGCTGCCGAGAGCCTCGGAACCGACCGGGCCACGTTGGTGCAACAACTGTTGGACGGCACCGCAAAGTACTCCTCGATCTTCAATTATCCGGCGCGTACCTGGGCCGACATCGGTGCGATCGGGTGGTTGGTCGACGGCGCCGCGATCGTCAACCAGGTTCCGTTGTGCCGTTGCTCCTACGGCCCGTACGGGCGGGCCATGGTACGCGTCTGCAAGGAGGAGTCCTTCCATCAGCGTCAGGGATGGGAGATCCTGCACTCCCTGGCCAACGGCACCGCTGCTCAGAAGCAGATGGCACACGAGGCGATCAACCGTTTCTACGGCCCTGCCCTGCAGATGTTCGGCCCACCCGACGGGGACTCCCCCAATTCCGAACAGTCCATGGCCTGGAAGATCAAACGTTTCTCCAACGACGAGCTCCGTCAACGTTTCGTCGACACGATCGTCCCCCAGGCGGAGGCACTCGGGCTCAGCTTCGACGACCCCGACCTGGTGTGGAACGAGGAACGCGGCCACTACGACTACGGCGAGCTCGACTGGGACGAGTTCATGTCCGTCATCAAGGGCCACGGCCCGTGCAATACGCAGCGCATGGAGCACCGGCGTCAGGCCCATGCCGATGGAGCGTGGGTCCGCGATGCCGCCGCCGCCTACGCCGAGCGCTCCAACGCCGTCGAGACCGCACTGATCAGCGCCTGA
- a CDS encoding CynX/NimT family MFS transporter, giving the protein MTDETPVRHRTAPTPPVPAVLVVAGILLVAGNLRAAITTVGPVLTDIEEDLGISSSAASFLVSLPLLAFAVVSPLVPRLAHRFGLERIIAVGLAVLATGLLARSTPPIALLWIGTLLIGIAIAVLNVVLPALVKRDFPTKIGQVTGAYSAVQSGCAAIAAGVAVPVAGLTALGWRLPLGMWAGLALLAIAVVLPQLRRGSSTSTVAATPVAARAPEPVWRRALAWQVAAFMGLQSTVYYVLVTWLPSIEQDAGISGATAGSHLLFFNVFGIAGSLVCSALLVRLRDQRVLGVLIPATLLIAVTGILIAPGLTGIWACIAGIGGGASIVLSLSLFGLRTRHHTTAASLSGMAQSVGYILAALGPVAVGALHDATGSWTPALTMLIAVNVAMLWAGVLAGRDRTVD; this is encoded by the coding sequence ATGACAGACGAGACCCCGGTGCGACACCGTACCGCTCCTACGCCCCCTGTCCCTGCCGTGCTCGTCGTGGCCGGGATACTTCTTGTCGCAGGCAACCTGCGTGCGGCGATCACCACTGTCGGGCCTGTACTCACCGACATCGAGGAGGATCTGGGCATCTCCTCGTCCGCGGCATCCTTTCTCGTTAGTCTGCCTCTGTTGGCTTTCGCGGTCGTGTCGCCGCTGGTGCCGAGACTGGCACACCGGTTCGGACTGGAGCGCATCATCGCTGTGGGACTTGCCGTCCTCGCCACGGGTCTGCTCGCTCGGTCGACGCCGCCGATCGCCCTGCTCTGGATCGGCACCCTCCTGATCGGCATTGCCATCGCGGTCCTGAATGTCGTGCTCCCCGCATTGGTGAAGCGCGATTTTCCTACGAAAATCGGTCAGGTTACCGGAGCGTATTCTGCAGTGCAGTCGGGGTGCGCCGCAATCGCCGCTGGTGTAGCGGTGCCGGTGGCGGGGTTGACGGCCCTGGGGTGGCGGTTGCCCCTGGGGATGTGGGCGGGCCTCGCACTGCTGGCCATTGCCGTCGTCCTTCCACAGCTGCGGAGGGGGAGCTCCACGTCCACCGTCGCGGCAACACCGGTTGCTGCGCGGGCCCCGGAACCGGTGTGGCGCCGTGCGCTGGCCTGGCAGGTCGCTGCATTCATGGGGCTGCAGTCCACTGTGTACTATGTCCTGGTCACCTGGCTCCCGTCGATTGAGCAGGACGCCGGAATCAGTGGGGCGACCGCCGGTTCCCATCTGCTCTTCTTCAATGTCTTCGGCATCGCCGGTAGTCTCGTCTGCTCTGCCCTGCTGGTGCGGTTGCGGGATCAGCGGGTCCTCGGAGTCCTCATTCCAGCGACTCTGCTCATCGCCGTCACCGGGATCCTCATTGCGCCCGGACTGACGGGGATCTGGGCCTGCATCGCAGGCATCGGTGGTGGTGCGAGTATCGTACTCTCGTTGTCCCTGTTCGGACTGCGGACCCGACACCACACCACGGCGGCCTCGTTGTCAGGAATGGCCCAGTCCGTCGGCTACATCCTTGCCGCCCTCGGGCCGGTTGCCGTCGGTGCCCTACATGATGCCACCGGATCCTGGACACCGGCGCTCACCATGCTCATCGCCGTGAACGTCGCGATGCTCTGGGCAGGGGTACTCGCAGGGCGGGACCGGACGGTGGACTGA
- a CDS encoding thiolase family protein produces MTHLDSRAAYIVEARRTPVGRYGGALASVRPDDLAAAVISDVLEKSGADPSSVDEVILGNANGAGEENRNVARMAWLLAGGPEHVPGMTVNRLCASGMSSVADAWHKIAAGVADLIVAGGVESMTRAPWVQEKPSTAWAKPGPSFDTSIGWRFTNPKHLEVDKRTLSMPETAEEVADVKEITRTDADAFALRSHTRALAAIEAGQFAAEITPVTVHGRKGAVTVIETDEGPRADTTLDTLATLRAIVRPDGVVTAGNSSSLNDGASALVIASGEACRRYGLTPRARVVTDAAVGLAPEIMGMGPVPATRKALDRAGWSIDDLDAVELNEAFASQSLACMRELGLDVRDDIVNASGGAIALGHPLGSSGSRLVVTLLNRLEREGGHRGLATMCVGVGQGTAILIERVDA; encoded by the coding sequence ATGACTCACCTTGATTCCCGCGCCGCCTACATTGTCGAGGCACGCCGGACCCCCGTGGGACGCTACGGCGGTGCATTGGCGTCGGTACGTCCCGACGATCTCGCCGCCGCCGTCATCTCCGACGTCCTGGAGAAATCCGGTGCCGACCCGTCCTCAGTGGATGAGGTGATCCTCGGCAACGCCAACGGCGCCGGTGAGGAGAACCGCAACGTCGCACGGATGGCCTGGCTTCTCGCGGGCGGGCCCGAGCATGTGCCCGGCATGACCGTGAACCGTCTCTGTGCCTCCGGTATGAGTTCGGTCGCCGACGCCTGGCACAAGATCGCGGCCGGCGTCGCCGACCTCATCGTCGCCGGTGGAGTGGAGTCGATGACCCGCGCCCCATGGGTCCAGGAGAAACCATCCACGGCGTGGGCGAAGCCCGGACCGAGCTTTGACACGTCGATCGGCTGGCGCTTCACGAATCCGAAGCATCTCGAGGTCGACAAACGGACCCTGTCGATGCCGGAGACGGCCGAAGAGGTCGCCGACGTCAAAGAGATCACCCGGACGGATGCAGACGCTTTCGCACTTCGCTCGCACACCCGGGCGCTCGCTGCCATCGAGGCAGGGCAGTTCGCCGCTGAAATCACCCCTGTCACTGTGCACGGTCGCAAGGGCGCAGTGACTGTCATCGAGACTGATGAAGGCCCGCGTGCGGACACCACTCTGGACACACTGGCGACCCTGCGTGCGATTGTCCGTCCGGACGGCGTCGTCACCGCGGGAAATTCATCGTCACTCAATGACGGCGCCTCAGCTCTGGTCATCGCCTCTGGTGAGGCGTGCCGTCGCTACGGGCTGACTCCGCGCGCCCGCGTTGTCACCGACGCTGCAGTTGGTCTCGCCCCCGAGATCATGGGCATGGGGCCGGTCCCTGCCACCCGGAAGGCCCTGGACAGAGCTGGGTGGAGCATTGACGACCTTGACGCGGTGGAACTCAACGAGGCATTCGCCAGTCAGTCCCTGGCCTGTATGCGCGAGCTCGGCCTGGACGTCCGCGACGATATCGTCAACGCCTCCGGTGGTGCCATCGCCCTCGGCCATCCTCTTGGCTCGTCGGGGTCCCGGCTCGTTGTCACACTGCTGAACCGGCTTGAGCGGGAGGGCGGTCATCGTGGCCTGGCTACGATGTGTGTCGGCGTCGGGCAGGGAACGGCCATCCTCATTGAGCGGGTGGACGCATGA
- the paaE gene encoding 1,2-phenylacetyl-CoA epoxidase subunit PaaE codes for MTTTTPRTRARFNPLTVSEVRPLTENAVEVCFTVPEDLVADYNYVPGQYVALRATIDGTEVRRSYSICAAPVPGEIRVAIKKTLGGVFSTWANEALAAGDVIEVMNPQGAFTQKVRTTAMNDPAELVAEQLDHNPRARLVAFAAGSGITPVMAIATATLAGSPDATFELVYANRSTVDVMFAEEIGDLKDRYPDRFTVHHILSRENRTSPLHTGRVDDEKLSLMLDRMLRAGDVEEWFLCGPFDMVQLARDELKDRGVPEERVRFELFSTGKPSSPDGQHGRVVEVKDNEPTYEVEFTLDGSSSTVDSPRSARETILNAALRKRPDVPFACAGGVCGTCRAKLVTGTCDMDENFALEPDEVDAGYILTCQSRPTSDAVSVNFDA; via the coding sequence ATGACAACCACGACCCCCCGCACCCGTGCCCGGTTCAATCCCCTGACGGTCTCCGAGGTCAGGCCCCTGACGGAGAATGCCGTGGAAGTGTGTTTCACGGTGCCCGAGGACCTGGTCGCCGACTACAACTACGTCCCGGGCCAGTACGTGGCCCTACGAGCAACCATCGACGGGACCGAGGTCCGGCGGTCGTACTCCATCTGCGCCGCCCCGGTGCCTGGCGAGATCCGGGTGGCGATCAAAAAGACCCTGGGCGGCGTCTTCTCCACCTGGGCCAACGAGGCTCTGGCTGCCGGAGACGTCATCGAGGTGATGAACCCACAGGGGGCCTTCACCCAGAAAGTGCGGACCACGGCGATGAACGACCCGGCAGAACTCGTCGCCGAACAGCTCGACCATAATCCGCGGGCCCGTCTCGTCGCTTTCGCTGCGGGTTCGGGAATTACTCCGGTCATGGCGATCGCCACCGCAACGCTGGCCGGTTCCCCCGACGCCACCTTCGAACTTGTCTACGCCAACCGGTCGACGGTGGACGTGATGTTCGCCGAAGAGATCGGCGATCTGAAGGACCGCTACCCTGACCGGTTCACCGTCCACCACATCCTGTCACGTGAGAACCGGACGAGCCCACTGCACACCGGGCGCGTCGACGACGAGAAACTCTCCCTCATGCTGGACCGCATGCTCCGTGCCGGGGACGTGGAGGAGTGGTTCCTCTGCGGTCCTTTCGACATGGTGCAGCTTGCCCGTGATGAGCTGAAAGACCGGGGTGTCCCGGAGGAGCGCGTCCGATTCGAGCTGTTCAGCACGGGAAAGCCGTCGAGTCCGGACGGTCAGCACGGACGTGTCGTCGAGGTCAAGGACAACGAGCCGACATACGAGGTCGAGTTCACCTTGGACGGCTCGTCGTCCACTGTGGACTCCCCTCGGTCCGCCCGGGAAACCATTCTCAACGCCGCGCTGCGCAAGCGTCCGGATGTCCCCTTCGCCTGTGCCGGAGGCGTCTGCGGCACCTGCCGGGCGAAGTTGGTGACGGGCACCTGCGACATGGACGAGAACTTCGCCCTGGAGCCGGATGAAGTCGACGCCGGGTACATCCTCACCTGCCAGTCCCGGCCGACCAGCGACGCTGTGAGTGTGAACTTCGATGCCTGA
- a CDS encoding hotdog fold thioesterase, whose product MWQIRLGELDEKMGVRILEESPEKVVATMPVVGNRQSLGLLHGGAMVALAEAVGSWAALKYASRQGKAVVGVDINATHHASVRTGAVTATATALRLGRRICSHEVVITDDGGRRLCTARISNLVVSRQ is encoded by the coding sequence ATGTGGCAGATCAGGCTGGGGGAGCTCGACGAGAAGATGGGGGTGAGGATCCTTGAGGAGAGTCCGGAAAAGGTGGTTGCAACGATGCCTGTGGTGGGAAACCGGCAGTCGCTCGGGCTGTTGCACGGCGGAGCCATGGTGGCGCTCGCTGAAGCGGTCGGATCGTGGGCAGCTCTGAAGTACGCGTCACGGCAGGGGAAAGCTGTGGTCGGCGTGGATATCAACGCAACGCACCATGCGTCCGTGAGAACGGGGGCTGTCACGGCGACTGCGACGGCGCTACGGCTCGGGAGGCGGATCTGCTCCCACGAGGTGGTCATCACGGATGACGGCGGACGTCGCCTGTGTACGGCGAGGATCAGCAATCTTGTTGTGTCGCGGCAGTGA
- the paaB gene encoding 1,2-phenylacetyl-CoA epoxidase subunit PaaB, which produces MSTNWPQWEVFVRSTRGLSHVHAGSLHAPDETMALRNARDLFTRRNEGTSVWVVPSAAITASDPDSKGGYFQSSSGKNYRHATYYTASEGVKHL; this is translated from the coding sequence ATGTCCACCAACTGGCCGCAGTGGGAAGTATTTGTCCGGTCGACCCGGGGTCTCTCCCATGTCCACGCTGGCTCCCTGCACGCTCCCGACGAGACCATGGCGCTGCGTAATGCCCGTGACCTTTTCACCCGTCGCAATGAAGGCACGTCAGTCTGGGTTGTTCCGTCAGCGGCGATCACCGCGTCCGACCCGGACTCCAAAGGCGGTTACTTCCAGTCGTCCTCCGGGAAGAACTACCGCCACGCGACGTATTACACCGCCTCAGAAGGGGTGAAGCACCTGTGA
- the paaD gene encoding 1,2-phenylacetyl-CoA epoxidase subunit PaaD, with the protein MVTADSTAPDTQTQVWAAAATVTDPEIPVLTIADLGILRKVAVDGDSVTVTITPTYSGCPAMSQITADVTDAVARTGFDHSRIRVETVLSPAWTTDWMTEEGKRKLTEYGIAPPTHRSTPTGPVSLQLGLPRPDVPCPRCQSHNTRELTRFASTSCKALYVCNDCHEPFDYFKVH; encoded by the coding sequence ATGGTGACCGCCGACTCGACTGCACCGGACACACAGACACAGGTATGGGCTGCCGCGGCAACGGTCACAGATCCGGAGATTCCCGTCCTCACGATTGCCGACCTGGGGATCTTACGGAAGGTCGCTGTCGACGGTGACTCCGTGACGGTGACGATCACACCGACGTACTCCGGTTGCCCGGCGATGTCCCAGATCACCGCCGACGTCACAGACGCTGTGGCACGCACCGGATTCGACCACTCCCGGATCCGGGTAGAGACCGTGCTCAGCCCGGCCTGGACCACCGACTGGATGACCGAGGAGGGCAAACGCAAGCTCACGGAATACGGCATCGCCCCGCCGACCCACCGTTCCACCCCCACCGGCCCGGTAAGTCTGCAACTCGGTCTCCCCCGTCCGGATGTCCCCTGCCCCCGGTGCCAGTCCCACAACACCCGTGAACTGACCCGGTTCGCCTCCACCTCCTGCAAGGCGCTGTACGTGTGCAATGACTGCCACGAACCCTTCGACTACTTCAAGGTGCACTGA
- a CDS encoding enoyl-CoA hydratase/isomerase family protein, whose product MPEQHDDTHTGRATVTLSVTDAVAELVLDAPTKLNALTAGDLGELRSLLDDATAQARRGEVRSLVLRGQGRGFCAGRDVTGTAPDNDDASGYLATLEPVLHALEEFPAPTFAAVHGACLGVGLGLAIACDVVYLSETAKLGSPFAALGATLDSGGHAYFLSRLGRHRSLDLIYSGELISGGQAVSEGLFSRSVPEDQLLEFTRSAARKAATGPTAAFLESKRLLTTIDSDSLSPREALTLENAAQVRLSHTPDYAEGFRAFQEKRTPVFTGKAHR is encoded by the coding sequence ATGCCTGAGCAGCACGACGACACCCACACCGGGCGCGCCACCGTCACCCTGTCCGTGACCGACGCTGTCGCGGAACTCGTCCTCGATGCTCCGACGAAACTCAATGCGCTGACCGCAGGTGACCTCGGCGAGCTTCGTTCTCTTCTGGACGACGCCACTGCACAGGCCCGGCGCGGGGAGGTACGTTCCCTCGTCCTACGCGGGCAGGGTCGCGGATTCTGCGCCGGACGCGATGTAACCGGCACTGCCCCCGACAACGACGACGCTTCCGGATACCTGGCTACCCTCGAACCGGTCCTCCATGCTCTGGAAGAGTTCCCCGCACCGACATTCGCCGCCGTCCATGGAGCCTGTCTCGGGGTCGGTTTAGGGTTGGCCATCGCCTGTGACGTGGTCTATCTGTCCGAGACGGCGAAGCTCGGCTCCCCCTTTGCCGCACTCGGGGCGACGCTGGACTCCGGCGGTCACGCATATTTCCTGTCCCGGCTCGGCAGGCACCGTTCCCTTGACCTGATCTACAGCGGTGAACTGATCAGCGGCGGACAAGCGGTCAGCGAAGGATTGTTCTCCCGGTCCGTGCCTGAGGACCAGCTCCTGGAGTTCACCCGGTCAGCAGCCCGGAAAGCAGCGACGGGTCCCACCGCCGCCTTTCTCGAATCCAAACGACTGCTGACCACCATTGATTCTGACTCCCTCAGCCCCCGCGAGGCGCTCACCCTCGAAAATGCCGCTCAGGTCAGACTGTCCCACACTCCCGATTACGCCGAAGGTTTCCGCGCTTTCCAGGAAAAGCGGACGCCTGTCTTTACCGGAAAGGCCCACCGATGA